The genomic interval TAGTCTCTCCAGAAGGTAACAACTATCTCCTCAGCAACTCGCTTGTTGCTCCCTTCTGGAGACAGACAAATGTTGAAAAGATCATCCACCTGATCAGCAGTCAGTGTGCTTGCCTCATAGCACAACAGGGGGCGAAAGCTGTCTGGATGCCTTTTGATTTTTTCCAGAACCCCAAGAGTTTTTAATCCTTCACAGAATCTGTACAAAGAACATGGaacatcatttatttaattggAGTTCCTAATTCACTTGTGAATTATCAATTTTCACGTCTCTACATTGTGACCATTTAACTCACATATGCCCCTAAAACAAATATGAGTATAGATGTGACGAGACATGACACTTAGCTGATGACACAAGACACAATATTGGGTCCATGAGATCTAGATcagattttaacaaaatttttacAAAATCTTCAATACTGAATTATATGATATTTTTGGGcattaaacacttaattttccTGCATTCTGGTGATTCGATTTGCATCATTTTATGATGGAAACTTTatttatggaaaaaaaatgTAGGTTAAGTTAAACGAATCATCATAAGTTAAAATGCTTTCAATTTTTCTCACGTAACATCTTTGCTTAGTTAGCTCACACACAGGAATGATTAGTCTTTTCCTCTGCGTGTCTTTTGTTTGGGAAAGTAACTTCTTTAAATGTGATTGTAGTGCctttttaccaaaatttataataaattatagttTTCTGCTCAGGTTAAAAaattcattatatttttattctcTGATGAGCGTTACGTTAATACTCTGCTGATGTTGTAATATACCCTTTAGATCATCTGCAGACACAGAATCCTGTTTGGGAATGAATGTTGAGACGGGTGGAAATCAAAACTAACTGGGTTGAACATTTCCCTCAATTTCAAGTCCCAGTGTTAACAGGTAGGGTGTCATTGGCAGTTGGAAGCTGTAGCTTCAAGATATAGGGAAAAGATAAGGAATATCAGCAATCAGGTGCTTTTTGTTGAAACATTCAACTGTTCATAAAGCCGATGGGCTTGTCAGTGTCACTTTTCATCAACTGACCAATCACTGCCTGTATTGGGCAGGACATTAAAAAAGTCTGATGTGCGACCGCAATCTAGCGTTAACCAAGCACAATCTAGAGAGCATTATTCTTACAGGATTTAATGAAAGAAAACAACCCATAAACATGAAACTGCTGTTAATGGAATTAATATTAAACTAGTGGTAAGCTATACAGTATGCAAATATATATAAGCaagctgtgctgtatcgtgaataagcatggccgtagccagctatgaggtcacagaggtcttgaccccggtaattttttcatataaaaaatacaatttgaagttctctgaatgactaattagtttttcaaaaagaatcCGCATATATGattaagtttggacagtttactgtatagtttagtGTTAAATGACAAAGATTGGCTTAAGCTGCGAAAGCGCGGGTACAgaatttgcagtgttgccagatccagtgttaaaaatcctctttagatgtagtgttttagcaattaatgtgacactttgACATTATCAATAAAGTGATTGTTAGGTGTAGGTTAGTATTAGcgatttttctgatttatttctgaaatacaaggtttggacgaactttgttttttaaggtcaattatttttgcttgtttttcgtACTTATATCTGGCAACATGGAAACTGAAAGTTATCAAATAAGACGCATCATTCAGCGCGAGCAGGTTATGGCTGATACTACATTATGATAAAAGCAGTAATCATCATAATTGTGTCTGTAAGAGGATCAACAGTATCAACAACACTAtggaaaaacagaaaataactcGTACAACGATGTAGAAGAattgtgtttaaataaaatatgccgAATATGTTAAGACACAAATAGCGTAAAAGACCTTAAAACGGTAAAGTTGATCTCAACAAAACATAAGTATTAAGaattctgttatttcatttaatttagaaGTCAACCTTTAACAAACTCATGCTAAAAACAATAAGAGCACTAAAGAAgttcttgtttaaaatcttgtaactttttgttatataatattgcttattaaaatgtttacaaaaataaaaattgttgcatgaaaaagtaataaataatcaaGCAGTCCCAGTCCATCCCCCAAAACAGAGTGTGTACCCAAAGTGTAAAAAGTTTAAGACATAATATTTTAGATCGCaggtaaaaaataaagtgtGCTTCAATGTACTTAAACCACTTAAATACTAGCAAGTACATTTGTAAGTTATGTAAAGTTATGGTATAAATAtacttattaaaagtaaagttcTACTTGAGCAGTACTTCAGTTTACCTAAAAAAGTAAGAATACCCGTACCAACTACATTTTTATGGAAATAAATGatgtctcaaaataacacttagatgttcttaacttaattttttagaagaaccaaaaacaaatgtgatatATAAGCCACAAAATTAGCGCActaaaatagtacatttactaagtgtacttaaaaagtgtattttatttaagtgcacttttttcacctgggatagtATTTGTTAACTCTTAACACCCCACCCTGGACCTAGgtaattttcaaaccctggctacggccatgtgaataagtaacggctgaagggcgttgttagacACGACGCGAAGCGtggtgcctgcaaccccttcagccgttacatattcacaatacagcacttgccttaagtactttattgcttttataaaacggttaccacacaatattaaagtaaaaaaatattagtgcaactttcatgaagttaaatcaataaaaagcattccttccgctagaaaaataGTTCCTGACcatgaacaaaaatgtgttccaatcactgatctatataaatgactggattgcacatagaacgcttaacgtaacagcgtgaggtgaagccagcgcagagttcgagccgccatcttggtgtGCCCGACCAACagagggcgtcattgacttacattcaaaatcatgatctaaattcacctggtttacagcgtatcagtacCCCCAAGATTattttttaggatatgtgtatgTAAATTAATTGTTACTTCTGGTGTTAacttatttgcaatgtttatgttttaatcaagcaggataatggatttataataaaccgttaaggtgagtgtgtctgctgcaatctgttaatgacacgggtataaataaaaaaaatttgacagtgagctacacggtcagcgttattcctctgaataagtttaggtaacttgtaaagataacataattacaaaaccagAAAATTACTGcttgcacatacggtacaaagtatgattatttatttagatttcagaatgagcacgtttgtcattaatactaaatatgctgcggtctgtctgctgatctgatactgtaatgaagatgaatgtataataactgattaaaaactaaaatgtacaactttcagtaaataactatgtacatgctttgGACGTTTGCATTGTAAAAATGTACAGGGAGACTTCAGACATAGAAACAGAGACTAAAGTGATGTTTTaccattaaaatctgataacgtccattgaTGTAACAGAATGTTTGGGCATAAAAATATGGCGCTGCAGTGTCGTCACAATTGTGACGTCATGCACAATCCactcatttatatagatcaggggttccaatgtgtaatatacatgaaagctcaaaaaaaaaaaacaacaaaccgatacatgtggttgctaagggtgttgctaagggcgcagtgatcaACAGAACCATTGGGTGAACCGGTCATAGCCGTGTTTTatcatgaataaagcacacctattgaccaatcagaatcaaggattggaactaaccgttttataataaattataatcaATGTAGCAACATAGCTACTCTTTGTTTCCTCCTCCTGAAAGCATCACCTTTCTGTTAATTTTGTACTGTAGTTCTACATGTCTTTTTGTGCTCATAAATGTTCTCATTTAAGATAACAAGTGTTCCTTGGGGAAAAGGTAAGCGTGGAGCCCTGCTGACTGACAACAAACACAGAATACCTTTGAAATGGACCTTGAACCCTGTAGATGACTTGAAACATCACAATGTCATGTACCAGCAGATCCCTGTCTCCTATTGACCGCATAGGCCTCAGACATCCTGCATTGGCCAGATAGTCAAGCAGAGGGGCCTTTGACTCCTCAAGGTCCTCAATGGTTTTACTTTCAGATACCTAGCATCACAAACAGCAGCAGGATGGCTTTTTGGAGGCTACTTATTTTTCTTATAATGTATTAGTAAGAAccagtgcccggttgcatgaaactccttaagtgagggtttccctgagggagaaaaaaggtcttaactgtcacccttacctaagtgtttataATAAGTATTTTATGGTAATCTCAGCCAAAACACAGCAGTGGAGAAGCGGTTGCTAtagttacaaaatctcacagcgtAAACAAATCAACAcacgcagctcaacagacggcgaatttgtgtacaatgaaacatcgcaaataacagactgtaaagtgccACATGTATAAAACCTGAAAGTAATTCAAACTTGAAGCACTTTAGACTGACGGACGATCAAACcgctattctcctaataaatgcGCATCACTTTTCTCTAGGGACTATTTTGATCGTTAGAATTGCGCGTTGGTACTTCGTTTTcttaaattacaataaaatcaacctgttatagtcccttaaTTTTTTAACGACTTATTGTAAATACTTATTTACAGCCTTAAGgttcacttaagggtttttcttgcaacccattttttattaagggtacccttaaccttatatttaagggatttcttagcttaaggactttcatgcaaccgggcacaggACACTAGAGGTCTGCATAATCACATAATGCTTAAGGGTTCCCTAAAACTTAAAGGTATagtggaggattttctttttccgggtggatcatcaagacaaTTGGttctcctagttgtcaatcatgCTGGTGATATGTTTATGTAAgaccgtcgtacgtgctcgtccctagTTTTCGCTTTCTGTGcatgcgcactttcaggtgTAAATGTGTGGTGAGCTCATTTGTACAGTCTATGGGTGAGCAAAGGTTTCAGCCATAGCCAAGCTCGACGTTCTCacagtgttttttcaaaatgtctgacggtcgcaagagaaaaagtgtctacaaattgtatgacaagaagagaaaggcctctgtctgaagaaaaaaacaagaccagagtgtttttaGGAGAATATTTTACAaactggcgtgagctaaaagcaCAGGATGGTCTTCCAACTGATGCCTCTGTCAGGAAGATTCTCctcgacaggtaaagtttggcatgctatttggagaaatccatttaaaatcactgctagtaaaagttcaTGTAAACCATGACTAGGTTCGTGCACACGTTTAATAGACATTCCCTCTCAGGAGCAGGTAGTGTGTTGCGCAAAAAGTGGAGAGGggggttcttttctaaaatttggGAAAATCCTCCACATTACCTTTAACAGAAGAGCAGTTTTTAACCACATTTGCTTCCTACAAAgtgataaaaaagaaaaatacactTTGCTGACTACACTTGGCTGTTGTATATGGTTGAATTAAAACATCATATGGAATTTGGGCATTCAGCAATGGGCATACCCGGCTGGACTGACACTACCTCATACAATGGGAAACAGCAAGAAATCATTGTAATGTTACCTCAGTCTAATGTCTAACTACAGACCTTTTTGACTTTATCCAAGAGATCGGTGTCAGCTATTTCTTCTAGTCCTGGATTTGCTGAGCCATCAACCAGAAGAGAAAAAATTGTTGGGGAGAGGAAGTTAGGTGGTGGACCGCCATGTACTAAGCTTACAGCAATGGCTCTGCCAGCTGTATAGTACCAGTCCTCTCTTAGAGCTGCAAAACaatagaattaaaataaatgtaatattgaTGAATGCATAAAGActcattattaaataaaaaccttttcaGTTGGCtattaaataacttaaaaataatttcCAATGCTAACAGATGTATGTAAAAAcgatcaaaaataaaaataactaaaaaagtttttaaaaagtcAGTCATTACCAGTACTGTCAAGAGCTAAGGTTTTGCTGCTTTCTTTTCCCTCAAACATGGGTGACCTGGCAATGGTCTCCATCAGCAGCCTCAGGAATTCCCTCCTCGGCCCTCCTAAATCAACCCCTTCTTCATTTCTCCCCATGTCATCAGAGAATTTTACACACATCATCAAGTTGGGGTCATAGGATACCCTTTTGAAGCCCCGCATGGCACCCTCCCAGACAGCAGAGCGATTTATATTAAATTTGCATTGCTGTTTTGTGCTAACTTTGCTTGACAGTTCCAGCAGTATCTCTTGAACCGGTATCTTTTCTGCactataaaaataacaaaaatgtattaacagGAAAAACACTCAGTTACCCATACTTTGTGGAGTTGATAAATCCAAAATGTGCATGTCATAATAATCACATAATCCTTACATCTGACTCTCCATACTCGCAATTATCGCTTGCTGTAATTCCTCGTCATCTGAGCTGTCATCTGGAAGAGTAGCCATGAGTGTCAAATATGAAGAGTAGTCTTCATCATGATTGCTTGTGGAAGGGTTGACATCAGTTCTTGCAAGGCAGCCACCGTCAAGGAAGCTCATGCCAGGGTTACTGCCACTTCTAGCAGCACTGTCGGCAATGTGGTTGGTGGCATTAGATCGGCCTTCATCTGCATCACAGTTGGGGCCAGGGTTGCCATTTTTATCATGACTGCTTGTAGAGGCCCTGCTGATGCCATGGCTGCTCACGCTTGTTAGGATTTGTTGACCAGACACTTCAAAACAATCCTCATCACTGTCCTTAGTAGATGAATGCATGCTCGACGTTGATTTGGCAGTGATGTCGGAAAGTTCGTTTTCATCTTCCGAGTCAGTCTtcaaaagagaaagaaaaacaaatataatatagGTGTGGTGGAGGGCCCAAGCCAGTGGCACCACCACTGCAGCACTACGAGCAATATGAAGTTAAACCCGGTAAAAGAACCATATCAAAGTTGTCTGAATACACCACATCTACGGCATCATGCTGAGATCCATGAGATCATTTAAATTTAGATGGACTGTCATAGGTCACTTTGAAATTAGTGCAGTTATCTTTTGCAGCTCAAAAAAGATTTTGTCCAAAGTACATTATTTCAAGtttctttatatattttattaatctaATTAATAAACTAactatataaaattattttgtcagtgcattacacacacacacacacacacacacacacacacacacacacacacacacacacacacacacacacacacacacacacacacacacacacacacactgagagagagagattctgattttatgaaaaacttACTAGAAGGGTCCTTGATGGTCTCACATACAGGGCTTTGGTTTTATAAACCTTATGAATCAGAATCCCATTCAGATCCTGACCCGCTTGAAGTGTAGGGGACACCAGCTTATTGCCACATGCCATTAGGAACTGGAGGCTACAAAGAAGAGAGATcgtacaacaacaaaaaaggcTTATAGGATATGTAGCTAAACACTGTTGTACACTGGTGTGTGTGGATGTCCGTCCCCTTGATTTCTTGCTCCTAAGGTGTGACTGATGCTTCCTTCACGTGCTATGGTAATTATGGTAAATACCAAAAGCAGACGTGGAAAATGCACATGAACACCCCCTCATGTGGTATTTTCCACTGGGCAACTCGTAGAATGTTTTGATGCCCGAGTTGCCGAGATGAGATGACCTTTGACTTTTTCAAAATGGCAGAGAGCAACTGAAGAATCGTGAATGATAAGCATAGTACACGACTAAACGTTTTTTCTACTGTTAGCGCGTAGTTTTTGTAGCCTATACAATGTTGTGTCATTGACAATTGTAATATAATGCATTAAcactagggatgtaacgattaattgtgtgtcccattaaaatgcctgtctgaaaccgaatctgaattgcaaggctgcgattctgtgtttcatgcacagcttgtgcgtgtactacggtaTTTGGTCAGtgggaagtccttatcaatctaaaatcattatgagtcggagtcgtttataacgtgcatttaaaaaagcaacactcattaaccaaaatcattcaaaatattctttattatcatgaaaatacctgaaacaatcagaagaacagcgatataaatattcctgtggacatttcctggaatagcgtttgtaatgctacttttGTGGCACAAAGGAATTTTCCTGCGTGaaagcgccccctggctttgggatgtgccaggatttcaccgtaatttattaaaattcattcattgagaaaggcgcatttgcacggttaatcgttacacccctaattaACACTTAGTGTCACTTTTAAAAATACCGTTATGATTTGGAGTTACccaggggcaaccttccgatctctttGATGatgccaatacggaagtgatttaaactgcaattcatcgactggccgctagaggcaggctccaaaatggagtcaattcccatagacctccatgttaaaatggccaactttacagtagaaaataatatgtttacaggaTGGTAcaaaaatggtttttggtctgtatagctaattttgcccttcatgacaactgtaaggggggtacatttttttgtaactcatccgtttaaatgatattaagccttaaagctCTGCaaaattaagggcgtggccacttgagtaacggttgaacagccactgccgCCACTAtagtcgagctaggcgggcgtggtttcagcaaccagtcatctcagcttcacccatgtcccgcctctttacccagaTGCTAGCTAGCAGTCAACAGGGTTGGGGAGTAACGGATTACATGTAACAGGATTATGTGACCAGGATACAAAAAACTAGTAATCAGTTACgtaaaaacatagtaatcaGATTACAGTTACATTCAGTAAAAAATGGGAATACTTTCAGGATTACAAAGGTTTACACTAATTTTCAAGCACTGCTTGACTGTACAGTAATGTGACcggatttttcaaataaaaactggGTACATGTCCAAGTTCAAtagttaaaatattttgaaCACAACACACTGGTAAATACCAGTTCACAAATGGAAAATATCATATTTTCCATAGCACGTGAAGGCATCAATCATGTACTGAAGGCTAAAAGTAGGGTTGCGCGATAATATGCATGCATTGTGGATCTCGTCAGTGAAGCCGGTttcttgattagtagtaaatcgccatcacctgctttcagatggagccgcatttactgcacaaagccataggccgtttctcaatatgcgttcttgtctgtacttgtggACTTGTAAAACGTCATCAgacgcggcccaagtactgttccaaatcAAAGTTCGCATAaagccaagttcacataaaatccctggatgtgttcttgatccgcccattttatcgaggatgaaTCAGGAGGTGACTTGTGCAGCCTTCTGACAGCCCTTCCCAAAATGCATTTCGTGTCAACGGCAATGAAGCTTAAAGCTTGCACAATATTCAAAATATTACTCTTTCTGTGAAATAAAAAGTAGTTTTAAGAGCTGTTTTGTCGAGAATATAGATGAATAAGCTTCAAATATGTGGTCAGTTAGTAAAGATAAcgcctatattaaaatttcctttTGGATACAAGAGGTCCGTTGAATCAGCTGCGTATACACAGAGGAGGGCAGCCTCATCTCGGCAAGTCCTTCTGAAATGTGCCGCAATCTCAGTCCAGCTGCTCTGCCCTCCGGTGTCTGATGatcaaacataaaatattccCTTTGGATATATCTAACTGGCATTTTTTGTTCCATCAATTTATTTGTCTTTATTATTCACATGAAGTCTGCTATTTGTTATCCTTTTAACTGATGGTAAAGTTTCATAACTTAAAtcacatatattttatataatcttAACACTGTAGTAAATTACTGCGCTTTAACTGTTTTTCTTGTGTTTATTTCATGTTGTACAATCATTGAGTAGAATTAAAGTAAATGGTTTcataaattaacaaataaatgttttacatcACACTTCATTTcgtaataaatgcattaaagctaATCAGCGTATTCACGTGTTGCCTTAAagcaggggtggggaaccctggtcctggagggccaatgtcctgcagagtttagttccaactctgattaaacacacctgaaaaaccaaattaaagtcttcaggattacttggaaatgaaattcaggtgtgtttggttagggttggaactaaactctgcaggacagtggccctccaggacccagggttcaCCACTCctgccttaaagcaacaccaaagagtttttttactttaaaataacttttccaaaaaagtttcagtggttcatccactcaaaacagggtgaatggcactttcacattcgctttgcagccctctatcggccaaaaccgcacttaAGAAGCTttcaaccgtcgggtagtggtcctgtagttcgagtgaaaactacaaaaacttgctttacggcagacctacaatccaatcagagccagctatgctgcagtatttacgacaatgttaatgaacaattacgcttctaagctgtagggggagcaaagagcaaaaactctttagtgttgctttaaccacATATTAGGGTTTTTGCATATTTcgttaaaaatacattaaactaaGAATACCCAGGGCTGCACGTATTGGTTAGACTGAATGACAACCTCAAGTACTCTGCTGTTCCATTTGCAATATAACCGGACTCGCGTCCTCCCGTCCTcgggagttcgttcttccgagtctgaacttgcaagtccgaactacgaaggacacaagtccaaACTTGCCGTACTTGGTATTTAGAAACGGcccatagttcactgacaagctgagCATAGATTATCGCAGGGCCTATTATAaatgaactacggctttgtgcagtaaatgcggcttcatctgaaagcaggtgatggagATGTTATACCAATCAagaaaccggctttactgacaatgggtctcattcatgaAACACGAGCAGAACGAATTTTTGTGTAAATCGTTCGTAAAGTCCTTTTGGCGTAAATTTTCGTATTCATGAAAATGTTCGTATTTTCCAAATGTTAGTTGGTACGAAAGAAATCTACACCTGCTCCCAGCCACTCGTAAATTGTGCGTTTAACATCCGAACGTTTTGCTCATTATTAAGGCTGTATTTTAATTCAGCTTAATCATGTATTACacagcattttgtaaaaaatattatatacagtaattatataatttttttcttttcactTTTATGATAAAGCTACAGTAATAGCATCTGCAAACGGAACactttaatcaaataaattattgaTTTCAATAGGGCTGGGCAAAGGAATAGAGCCTCAATTGTTACGGAAATTGTTTCATATAAAATGGCCAAAATCAGGCATAACACATTTACGATGGCTGATATATAGATTTGGCAGAGCGCTGCGCAAAAGGCGTATTTTCAGAGACCGCGCAGTTACTTGCCGAGAATGAAGACTGGTTAATTAGTCGTTTCAGGCTACCCAGACAAAAGTTAAATCTGCTCACATGTAAACTGCTTGTGTATTTCctctaaaattatattttttatttttaataagatTTTTTCGAAGTTAACTTATTCGTTTTTTGCAGTCAAGCTTCATGTCGAACCATTTTCTTTTCACTTCTGGGACTGTTCGATTAACAGATTAAATTTCATTAACAGCATCTGTAATGTGCTGCCAAGATTCCTTCTTTTAGGACCTGAGACGCCACTATGTATGCTTGAAAACAAAATGTGGCGTTTTGAATTAACTTCTGATAATAAAACTTCAATTTCTGCATCTGAGAAATGTTTCTTTTTCATTTGCTTTTAAGAAGACATATGTTGAAATCCTTCGTTTGCTGTCATAATATGATGCCCATATATAGTTTTCAGTGGATTTAATGGGCGGGATTTATGGTAATTGAGAATAAGCATGCACGCGCGTCCCATGTACGATTGATAGGAATTCATGAACACATACGCACATTTAACTATCAAATCTGACGTTTACGAAGTATGTGTGAATCAGGAGGAGAGTTTTCGGGAAGGTCTGTTTACGTGCAAATCACTCACATACTTActcatatatttacaaatgtttCATGAATGAGACCCAAGATGCGCAATGAATGActatcgcatgcaaattatcACGCATCCCTAGCTAAAATCATATACGTTTTTAATAATCATGATTGCAATTGCAAtactgtgtttttaaaatgctttttcaaaGATATTGTATTACTAATGTCCAAACGAGAACAAAATGGGCCATTACCTGACATCCTCTGGAAGGAGATCACCAAAGCCATCCCTGATGCGTTCCATAACAATCTGGTGGTCCCAGGCCTTTTGTATTTCAAAGGCATTGAGGATATGCCCGTGCTTGTGTAACCATACTTTTGGATGTTGTTTGCACACTGCATCCCATGATGGATTGGGCAGTAGTATTATATCCTTGTTGAAATGGTCATGTTGCTGTGCCCTAGCTCTGAAATAAGAATTAAACAAGTAATTACCCCTCGAAAGTTAAGTAATGCTGCCACAAATAGTACAATGCAGTGCCTTCTTCCAGTCTTCCAGTTTCGCTGTTTCATTAGCGTGTGCCATACTGTGACTGACCTGCACCCCTATCCGCTTGTTGTGCTAACCTTGGCACCACTGCACTCAGCCTTGTCTTCCAACATGTCCATATCTCTGGCTTTCTGAAGTGTTCACTGTGCACAAACTCTGCATCCTGAGCCTAGAGCTTGTGCACCATGAACACTCCACAGTCCAGAGCGTAAAGCTAAACACTGACGTAAACAGTAACGTTACCTGTACTGCTGTATATCAGAGTAACACCAAATGTTAAGTGTTACACATAAATTGTAAAGTCGCACacagataaaatatttattcatgacGCTATGGCATTTATTAAATCCTACTAAaggacaagaaaaaaaataggacctttgtaaacaaaaataatacttttaaggccttaattttagaatatttaatttgtacatgTAACATTACTTTTAATTATTCTGATCTCTCTTTAATTATTCTGATCTCCTTGTCTGTTTTAGCTGCTTGTCGTGTTCTGGACGAAAATGCTTtgcggtaggctagtgctttttgtccctctctgctattagtTTTTCAATaaggctgggcaaaaaaaatcaatttttcgattaatcgttttttaaaacgtggtcgattaaaaatcgattctcaaagagcataatcgattttttttctttttatatttactttcgCAAACATTGAACATAAGATTAACataagtaatctaattactagtttTCTTCACTAGATCTCACCCTCTTTTTGCCTTGCGCAATGTAACCCAGgagcgagaggcgagcctgtcattcattcattcagtgcttaaaatagCGGTTCAGGTGCTATatcgacgttgatgccaccttcacataaaaagaggtatggaagcattttagatttcgcaagcaagacgacaacgatagtgttgtggcttt from Misgurnus anguillicaudatus chromosome 16, ASM2758022v2, whole genome shotgun sequence carries:
- the LOC141350030 gene encoding uncharacterized protein codes for the protein MSAQQQRLTEAAGLLNTILASAENIRSLSNATTIGQQPTVGTPSRDTSVDSHLASLFPSRQRSTVPLPIADPLLPTAGPVRRERAPPRYQAQQCFRTWTSGTRRTRARAQQHDHFNKDIILLPNPSWDAVCKQHPKVWLHKHGHILNAFEIQKAWDHQIVMERIRDGFGDLLPEDVSLQFLMACGNKLVSPTLQAGQDLNGILIHKVYKTKALYVRPSRTLLTDSEDENELSDITAKSTSSMHSSTKDSDEDCFEVSGQQILTSVSSHGISRASTSSHDKNGNPGPNCDADEGRSNATNHIADSAARSGSNPGMSFLDGGCLARTDVNPSTSNHDEDYSSYLTLMATLPDDSSDDEELQQAIIASMESQIAEKIPVQEILLELSSKVSTKQQCKFNINRSAVWEGAMRGFKRVSYDPNLMMCVKFSDDMGRNEEGVDLGGPRREFLRLLMETIARSPMFEGKESSKTLALDSTALREDWYYTAGRAIAVSLVHGGPPPNFLSPTIFSLLVDGSANPGLEEIADTDLLDKVKKVSESKTIEDLEESKAPLLDYLANAGCLRPMRSIGDRDLLVHDIVMFQVIYRVQGPFQRFCEGLKTLGVLEKIKRHPDSFRPLLCYEASTLTADQVDDLFNICLSPEGSNKRVAEEIVVTFWRDYLQDAEEEEGSSKLQKILAFSTGASVVPPIGFSPTPSVQFIHKGEDDFSSTPMFPMANTCVNCIRLPLHVSYQLFKEKFDFALGNTHGFGRV